DNA from Streptomyces luteogriseus:
CCGGTCCGGACACCGACCCCGGCGTACCGGTGGCCGCGGACCAGAGCGCGTACATCTACTTCACGTCCGGCTCGACCGGAACGCCGAAGGGCGCCGTGTGCGAGCACGCGGGCTTCCTCAACCACGTCCTCGCCAAGATCGACGACCTCGGCATCATGGCGGGCACAGCGGTGGCGCAGACCGCACCCCAGTGCTTCGACATCTCCCTGTGGCAGCTCGTGGCGGCCCTCACGGTCGGCGGGCGCACCGTCGTCGTCGATCAGTCGGCCGTCGAGGACGTCGCGCGCCTCGTCGAGACCCTCGCCGAGGAGCGCGTCGAGGTCCTCCAGGTCGTGCCCTCCTACCTGGAGACGATGCTCACCGAACTCGACCACGCACCGCGCCCGCTGCCGCGGCTGCGCTGTGTGTCGGCGACCGGCGAGGCGCTCAAGAAGGAGCTGACCGAGCGCTGGTTCGCGGCCTTCCCGGACAAGGCGCTGGTCAACGCGTACGGGCTCACCGAGACATCGGACGACACGAACCACGAGGTGATGACGGGCGTCCCGGACGCCGCGTCGGTGCCCCTGGGCAGGCCCGTCGCCAACGTACGCGTGTACGTGGTCGACGAGTCGCTGCGGCCCGTCCCGCTCGGTTCGCCCGGCGAGATCGTCTTCTCCGGTGTGTGCGTGGGCCGCGGCTACGTCAACGACGAGGAGCGCACCCGTGCCGCCTTCGTCCCCGACCCGTACGTCCCCGGCGCGCGCCTGTACCGCTCCGGCGACATCGGGCGCTGGCTGATCGGCGGGCGCCTGGAGTTCCTCGGACGCCGCGACGCGCAGGTGAAGATCCGGGGCTTCCGCATCGAGATCGGTGAGATCGAGAACCGACTGCTGACGATACCCGGCGTGCGCGACAGCGCCGTCGTCGTGACCGGCACCGGCGGCGCCAGCCGACTCGTGGCCTTCTGGACCGGCTCCACGGAACTGAACGCGGACGCGCTCGTGGCGGCGCTCGCCGAGACTCTGCCTGCGTACATGGTGCCGAGCCGCTTCCACCGCCTGCCCGAGCTGCCGCTGACCGGCAACGGCAAGACCGACCGCAAGGCCCTGACCCGCGTCGCCGGTGAACGGGCCACGGACGACGGCGAGCCGGGCACCGGGGACACCGTCGGCACGGCACCGCAGACAGCGGCCGAGCGGAGGCTCGCGGCGCTGTGGGCCGAGGTCCTCAAGGTGCCCGCCGAGCGGATCGGACGCGACGCCGACTTCTTCGGCCTCGGCGGCACATCGCTCTCCCTCGTCCGCCTGGCCATCGCGCTCGACCGCGCGCTCTCCCCCCGGGAACTGCGGGACACCCCGCGGCTCGCCGACATCGCGGCGCTCCTCGACGGCCGTGGCGCCAAGGCCGCGACGCACCAGGCCGCGGACGCAGCGCCCGACAGCACGAGGACGGACGGCTGACCCCCTATGACCGACACCACTTCGCACGGCGAAACACTCCCCGACGGCTCCCGCCTCGTCCTCGGGGAGGGGCGCACGCCGATTCTCGAATCACCCGGCCGCGACGTGCCCGCGAAGGATGTACGCGAAGCGCTCGGCCGGCACGGCGCGGTCC
Protein-coding regions in this window:
- a CDS encoding non-ribosomal peptide synthetase, producing METAPLAFWQRVLTGGGFTALPRWPERSSDPVGAVGDPVPHDGPEATAVWRAAVPEPVVHALRRLCERSGASLDTAVLTACVKVLAQVTSDQVVVIGLLPPSAADAGDAVPCRVSVNDGTWARIFDDTARTRADVLRHLLDFPEESRTGGSGPLYDALFVPGRAPAAGDLAPDTVLAVGLSQDGDQPALVLRHRTESVGADQAGRIAGYLLAALDALSSAPDTDHHAWSPLTPDEVAYQTVGLAGPARELPDLRVHELFEEQVRQRPDDVAAVHNGTPWTYRRLNQRANQVAHALLDAGLRTEDVVAVVAERDLEWLAAVLAVFKAGGVYLPVEPQFPADRVTDMLERSGCRHTLTRRGVSRGLDEASARLPGVRVDDLDTLRAGPDTDPGVPVAADQSAYIYFTSGSTGTPKGAVCEHAGFLNHVLAKIDDLGIMAGTAVAQTAPQCFDISLWQLVAALTVGGRTVVVDQSAVEDVARLVETLAEERVEVLQVVPSYLETMLTELDHAPRPLPRLRCVSATGEALKKELTERWFAAFPDKALVNAYGLTETSDDTNHEVMTGVPDAASVPLGRPVANVRVYVVDESLRPVPLGSPGEIVFSGVCVGRGYVNDEERTRAAFVPDPYVPGARLYRSGDIGRWLIGGRLEFLGRRDAQVKIRGFRIEIGEIENRLLTIPGVRDSAVVVTGTGGASRLVAFWTGSTELNADALVAALAETLPAYMVPSRFHRLPELPLTGNGKTDRKALTRVAGERATDDGEPGTGDTVGTAPQTAAERRLAALWAEVLKVPAERIGRDADFFGLGGTSLSLVRLAIALDRALSPRELRDTPRLADIAALLDGRGAKAATHQAADAAPDSTRTDG